The nucleotide window GCAGTTGGCGGAGAGGGATGATTATAACATAAAGGTCTCTATTATCACATTTCCTTTGATTGCAATGACTGTCCTGTTCCAGTGGCTATTAATAGGAAGTGATGCAGTTGACTTGTATTCATATTTACTTTTGGATTTTAAATGCAGTTAGTTTCTGAGAGCGTGAAGATAAAGCAGGAACAAAGCTTACTTCTCTCTCGGAAGCAGGTATCAACAGCACAACTTCAACAGTCTAAAACATCACTTGAATCTCTGAAAATGAGGATAACTCAAAGTGAAGACCAGGTAGCCTTCTGCCTCTTTTTGTCATGTAAAAGGTCTAATTTGGAATTGGTTGTTTTTCTCAGCCATGATCGTTATGTTGCAGATGAAAGTTCACATTACGGAAGCTTTAAGTTATACCCAAGAAGATAGACATCTTCCACTCCTCCTGGAAACTGCAAAGCGGGAATCGGGAGATGCGGAAAAGGAATTGAAGTGGCTGAGGTCTGCTGCTTTCTCTGCCGAGAAGGAATATGAACAGCTCCACAGAAAGCTGGATGAAATTCAGATGGAACAGGAAACTGAAAGGTGATATTCTTTTTAACCTTAGGTAGTTTTGTTGTCATGCACATCCAGCTGTGTGTTGGAATTTTGCCTGTGCATGCATTTCTCGTTGTAGAATGTTCCTGCTCATGAATTTTTGTCATCTAGGAGTGAGAAAAAGAAGCTTGATGAAGAGCTAGTGGAGTTGAGTAATACTGTTGATGAGTTAACTTCTGCAAGTGGGGAGGCTGCAGTACAAAGACTGCAGGATGAAATCAATGATTCCAAGGCTATTCTCAAATGTGGAGTGTGTCTTGATCGGCCAAAAGAGGTATATTCATGCATTCTTTTTTGCTTCCGAAGTGGGTAATCGTTTCTGGTTGAACATTTTGAAGAATTCAGGAATAAAAGATTCTTGCTTccatttaatttcaaaaaaaaaaaaagattcttgCTTCCATGTTTATTTGGTGGGCAATTTGGACATAAAGAAACTATTGacttttttgaaagaaaacataGCAACATAATAGCCTTaaacaaaattgtatttttttgctAGCTTTCAGTGCAACATGGCCTTTGTAAATGATGTAGATTCCATGTTAGATATGATCATCGGGGCTTTTCACACGGCATAGTATTTTACGCACCGTCCTAGTGCTGTTTTACTAATTACAAAATATCATTACCTACCAAAAATATAGGTTCCCTTCTCTATTTAGAAATAAAGATTGAAAGCAAGAGCAGGGTGTCTCTCTGGGAGGGtttattttttgtgaatatttgGTTTACAGATGCCCGCCTCTTGTTCCATCTAGACTCTAGGAGCAACCTTTTCTATTTATGAAGTTTAAGGCAATATGGGTTTTGTAAAGTTATAAGTGGCTTCTCTTGTAGGTATAGAGTTTGGTTAATTATTTATGAGCTACAAACGACCCTGACCCTGATTTTGTTGTTAAATTATTTGGCAGGTCGTAATCACAAAATGTTATCATCTGTTCTGCAATCCATGCATCCAGAGAAATTTAGAGATCCGTCATCGCAAGTGTCCTGCTTGTGGAACTGCTTTTGGGCAAAGCGACATTCGTTTTGTGAAAATCTGACCAAAACTCGGTCAGCTCGCAGCTCGCTAAACATGTACATTAGCGCGTTCTCTGAGGGTGTTGTTCGATAAGCCTTACTAGGGTCAAGAATTTATACCCATGTGAAGAACCAAGTGCTAGCTTTTGTTCTTACCTTCCCCCCTTTCTTTTGAATTGGGGTGCACCCATTTTTTTCTNcccccccccccccccccccaccaaaTCTCTTTACTCAACCCTTTATATAGTCTTTTTTGCTTCCTTACATCTCTTCACTTAGCCTCTCTTAATTCTTCTTTCAATTGTATTTGTGGCAAACAGTGTAAAGCTTTATCTTGTAGTGGTTTTTTATGGAAGCATCTTTTATGACATTGTTAGAGCAACTAGtagttatttgtttttctttcttttggcaGGCTTCTATATGTTCCCATTTGCTCTTAAAGTTTAgcaaaatatttgtataaacaAAGGGCATTGACAGGGTACTGTGATGTATAAAAGTAGCATAATGTAATTTTTGCATTAGAAGAATGAAGTTTCATGTTCTTTGTGGGGAAGTTATGAGATCAGCAATGAGATAGTAGAATTCATAAAGACGATTTCAACTTGTTTGGGATCGAGACGTAGTTGTATATGTTTCTCTTTGTATATATGTACATTTGCACACTTTTGGTATCTGATTTTTGGTGGTCATCTTTTGTTTAGTTCATTGATTGATAAAGTGTTTAAGAGAGAAGAAACATTTCATCTCATGAATGAAACAAAAGAAGTCTTTAAGAAATAGTTAAAAAGCTTTGTGTACTGTTGTGTGTAAATTTTTATGCCATCAAGTTAAGTTAGACTTATAATATGAGAGTTTTCATAGCAAGTCTGATATAATAATTTGAGCAGCTCCAAGTGGAAATCGATAGTGAATCTTGACCTTATAGCAAGTCTTATATAATAATTTGGGATGCTCCAAGTGAAAAACGATAGTGAATCTTGAACTTGTCCACCTATATCCAAACTGGCCTCAAAATTTATGGGAAATTAGTGCCTCCCTTTCCATCCAAGTCAGCGAAGCCGCCCTTATATCTAATCACCATTGTAGGGATTAACACCTTCGAAAGCTTcgaaaaaacttcaattctgtTTTGTGAAGCTCAAAAAAGTAACATTGGTCATGGCTAGACTCTTTCGGATGGACTTACAAAGTTGCTAAAAAATTGACGTGGATGGATTATGGTGAGGTTATAGATttaacacacgaaaaactgaaaaaatcgTCTAATTTCTGTTGAGCAGCCtctaaatgctaaaaaaatagtgtggaTTATGGTGAGGTTATACATATTGTTCCCCAGGTAATACGGAGGATCCTGTAAAGATTTTGATAAATGAGTGCTAGAAAATCATATCACAAAAAAAGTCATAGATGTTACATGAAAAACTGACAATCACCTAATTCTTGTTGAGAGGcccctaaatgctaaaaaaatagtgtggaTTATAGTGAGGCTATATGTATTGTTCTCCGTGTCATCACGGATGGTCATGTaaaagttttggaaaaaaaaagttgtctgaaaatcatatcaccaaaaaattaataGACTGAAAATTTCCTAATTCATGTTGAGTGGCCCCTAAATGCAAAAAACGTAGCATGAATTATGGTGATGCTATATTTATTGTTCCTCCATGTCATTATGGAGGATCCtgtaatggttttaaaaaaaagtgccCGAAAATCATATCACCAAAAACTTCATAGActaacacaaacaaaaaaaactaagaaaatcgCTCAATTCTTGTTGAGTGGccctaaatgctaaaaaatGGTGTGGATCATGGTGATTCTATACGTATTGTTCCCCAAGTCATTACAAAGGGTCCCCTAAAGGTTTTGGAAAAAAGTGTCTAAAAattagatcaccaaaaaattcgtagactaacacacatgaaaaaaaactgagaaaatcggCTTATTCTTGTTGAGTGGCccctaaattctaaaaaaatggTGTTCATCATGGTGAGGTTATACGTATTATTCTCCATGTCATCACGGAGGATCCTGTAAAGATTTTGCAAATAAAGAGTCTGAAAACCATGTCACTAAAAAATTAATAGACTATAACACACATGATTTATTGAGAAAATTTCCTAACTCCTGTTAAGTGGCccctaaattctaaaaaaataatgttcatCATGGTGAGACGATATGTATTGTTCCCCAAGTTAATCACAGAGGGTCATGTAAAgattatggaaaaaaaatgtcTGAAAATCATGTCACCAAAAAATTAATAGACTATAACACAATCGAAATATTGAGAAAACTTCCCAATTCTTACTGAGTGGCCtctaaatgctaaaaaaatgATGTGGATCATGGTCAGGCTATATGTATTATTCCCCATGCCACTACGGAAGTTCTGTAaagattttggaaaaaaagtgTCTGAAAATAATATCATCAAAAAATTCGTAGactaacacacacaaaaaactgagaaaattgGTTAATTCCTATTGAGTGGCCcctaaattattaaaaaatgacattGATCATGATAAGACTATACGTAGTGTTCCCCAGGTCATCACGGACGATTCTGtaaaaattttggaaaaaagtgTTTGAAAACCATATCACCAAAATTGAGTGGCTCCTAAATGTTGAGTGGccccaaaatactaaaaaattagTTTGGACTATGATGAGGTTATATGTATTGTTCCCCCAGGTCATTATGAAGGATGAGTaaaggttttgaaaaaaaaaaatgtttgaaaatcatatcacCAAATATTCATAgactaatacacacgaaaattgaaaaaatcatttaattctTGTTGAGTGGCCCCTCAATGCTAATAAAATGGTGTGCATCATGGTGAGGCTATACATATTGTTACCTCAGGTCAAATACAAAGGGTCCCATAgaggtttttaaaaaaatcatctgaaagtcatatcaccaaaatagccatgggctaacacacatgaaaaatatagaaaatcgCCTAATTCTTGTTGAGCGCCCCCTACATACTAATAAAGTGGTGTGGATCATGGTGAGACTATACATATTGTCCCCCCTAGATCATTACAGAGTGTCTTGtaaagattttgaaaaaaaaagtgtcaaaaaaTCATATCACCAAATAATTCGTATACTAACACTCatgaaaaactaattaaatcctttctgtttttttttttttctgtttcatgaaccttaaatgctagaaaaaaaaaaggcatggATCATATAGAAGATATGGTTATAGTTCACCAGGTCATTACAGataatcctaaaaaaaattgagatatcatattcataaaaattcatgaactaacatacACGAAAAACTATCGTTCTCTTAtcttttcttttacattttttttttcattctaaatcatttttgtatttattcataaaaatgaTTGACCTTAAGTTTATCCataccttaaaaaaaaaaaatcaaatctatCTACTCAGCTCAAAACGTTGTCGTTTGAGCTTCATTTTCTACTTCTAAAGTATCTCTATAAAGAATCACAAAGAACTAAAAATCTTCACTTTCTCAGTTCAATCACTTTTCAAATCCAATCAAAGCAATGATTCTACAAACTACAATCAATTCTTTCACATTTTCATCTCAACCCATTTCAAGAAAcagttttttctttaaaaatctgACCTTTTTCACCTCTCCTTTGCTACCCAAATCTTTTTTACCCTGTCTTGATTACAAGTTCTATTTGGGTAACAAAAGGAGCTCATTGAGTGTTTCTAGTGCCAAAACTGGGTCAAAAACCATTCATGCTACTTTGCTTGAAGCTCCTGTCTTGTGGGTTGGGAGAGTTTGTGTATTTTATGCTCTATTGAAAGCTGGTTTAGCTGGATCTCCTTCTAATCCTCTTGTTTCAGGTATTCTTGTTTTGTTTTACATCAAGAATGGGATAtggggttgtttttttttatgtgggGAAGTATGGTATTTGAGTCTTTAGTTATGATTTATAATGTGTAAATGAGAAATGGGGTTGTTTTAGTTATTTGGGAAATGTGGTGTTTGAGTCTTTTAGCTTGAGTTGTAATGTGTATATGAgattgggttttttttttatgtgtaaagTTTGAGTCTTTAGCTTGATTTGTTATGTGTTAATGATATGGgattgtttttgtttgtatgGGAACTGTGGTTTTTGAGTCTTTTAGCTTGATTTGTTTGTGTTTTGGTTGTAGATTTATTAAAGAATGAGGAGATGGGGTCTGTTTACTTATAGTGGGAAAGTATGCATTTGAGTCTTAAGCTTTATTTGTAATGTCTTAATGAGAATGAGgttgtttttgttatttggAAACTGTGTTTTTCCAGTCTTTTAGCTTGATTTGTTGTGTGTGTGTTAGTTGTAGATTTATCAAGAATGGGAAATAGGGTTCTTTTCATATGTGGGGAACTATGGTATTCGAGTCTTTAGCTCGATTTGTAATGTGTTAATGAGAATGATGCCGTTTTGTTTATTTAGGATCTGTGGTTTTTGACTCTTTTAGCTTGATTTGTTATGTGTGTTGGTTGTAGATTATCTAGAATGGGAAGGGGGTTGTTTTCTTATGTAGGAAAGTATGGTATTCGACTCTTTAGCTTGATTTGCAATGTGTTAATGAGAATGAGGTTGTTTTGTTTATTTAGGAACTGTGGTTTTTGAGTCTTTTAGCTTGATTTGTTATGTGCGCTGGTTGTAGATTTATCAAAAATGGGAAATGGGGTTGTTTTCTTATGTAGGAAAGTATGGTATTTGAGTTTTTAGCTAGATTTGAATGTGTTAATGAGAAATGGGgttgttttgtttatttgggAACTGTGGTGTTTTGAAGCTTTGATTTGTTGTGTTTTGGTTGTAGATTTGGAGACTGATGGGAATGCTGAGTTGGGTTTTGCCAAATGGTTTGAAGAGTTGCAAAGCAAACCAGGTTTGTGGAGTGTTCTTTGGTATATCTACATTTGTTTGTGCTTTAGGAATGAGAGATTATATTGTATGAGATGAGGTATTGATATGCTGATGAACAACTTTTGACTAGGCTtacttttagaaaataatagcTTTGTAGAAAGTTCGAGTTGTTCTGTTTTCCttgtttttgatttttgaagCAAGTGATAAGAGTATTTCTTACATGACGAACTGTTTAATCAATGTTCCAAAGTTACTGACTAGTTTAGGAAAACCATGGTATTAGTAGGACATGAACCATATATCTATCAACTGTGGGGGTTTTAGGTCTCAAGCctcaactttaaatttttaagagCAACGGcagattcaaaattttcattaagggaattcaaaatataaagacgTAACCACGTGAAGCAGCCAAGGAGATTCAACATctaatatatacacataactAATAATTTTGACCTTCTATATACAACGTGGATTATAGTTTTGCGCCCCTCTAGCTCTGTCCCTGCCTAAGAGCTTGGTTGCTATTGAATGTATCTCCCTCCTTGGCTCCTCTGTCCGCTCACTCCTGTAGAGTAGGTTGGATCAGAGTTACACTAGTTGAGGTTTCAGTAAGCGCTTGTTTCTCCCTCCTAAATTTGAGAAGCTGAGGCAGAAAAAGCCCGATTTCCCGGTGTCATGGATTACCTTTCTATTGCCTTAAGCAACATATTTCCTCTCCATATATTTTAGTATGTATTTTGTGAGGGttatacaataacaataacaacaacatacccagtgtaatcccacaagtggggtttgaGTAGGGTAGTgtgtatgcaaaccttacccctaccttgaaAGGTAGAGATTTTGCGAGGGTGAGAAGGATGCAACAATTTGGAGTTTGTAAGCATTGGTAAGAGAATTGTTTCATTACCCTTGTGTCTTAGACTCTCATCTGCTTTGGATTTTTTGCATGTAACATGAATGGTGCTGCCTCGATTTTACACTTGTCCTGCATTTGCTATATGTTGATAACAATTGTTAGCAAGAATATAGTCAATTTTAGGTTTCGAACTAAATTTTACGTATAAGCTTGAACTCATATTAAGAGCTCATTTACCTAATACATCAAATTTTGTCATAACTTTAGTCattgttgttattttctttgGACAGAATAAGTAGTCTCCTTTCGGAAAATACCGAGAAAATGTGTGAGTTCACCTTGCAGAAACCATTATTCCTTTGTATAGTCTTGTACATTGGCATAGGACTCTAATTTCCTTCTCCTTTTTCACTCTTTGGATGAAAGCAGTTAGTTTTGGACTACACatacatatttgtatttttctccATTTGCTTTCTTCATTAAATTCCATTGCTTTATTTCTGCTTAAAGCCCCAAtggaccttagagctttttgTGCTTTTCGCCTTAGATAAACTGTCTCATTTACATGTAAATGTAGTTGCTGCTTATCTTCTGTCCAGTTATTCTTTCCGAACACTTCTTCCAAATACAGCCGTTTAGTAAATAGACAAATTTAATGATATTCTTGTTCTTGTATTTACAGAGAAGGAAGCTACTGACAGAAGGAAATTAGTGAGCAAATGGCATCCTACCACTAAGGGGACCTTACGTCGAAATTACAGGGTACCGTCCAAACCCGAAGGAAAGCGCCTTCTCAAGTCCATTGCTTCCTTGCTATCAGATGATGACCACTTCAGAGATGCCACTTCTCACAAGGTAATGAGAGCTTTAAAATTTTCTCGTTTGGCGCTTTCCATAACGAGTATTTCTGAACATGAGCAACATGTATCTTTGTTCAACATCTCCTAAGAAGTATTTACTGTTTTCTCCAGGGTTGTCAGATTAGGAGGGAAAGCGCTCATGGAGAAAGTGTCTGTTGCAACAACGTGCGAGCATTGTTTGATGAGCTCCCTACGCCACACCTTATTGTCGAGATCACTCCTTTCCCTGCTGGTCCTTTAACAGAAACTGACTATGCTAAGGCTGAAAAACTAGAGAGGGTACTTAGATCAGGTCCTTCTGTCTGATTAAAGAGTGTCATGTTTAACTCCTTTTTGTATGTatttcttctctttgtacaTAAGCAAGAAATATTTGTGTAATGTTCCTACTCTTCAGAATCAaactaaatcaagaaaacatcTACTTGTGCTTTATTTTCCAGACTTATCCTTTCTCCCATTTCTCAACTACATGAAAAAGAGGGTGTGAATTCCTATGCCCCTCCTCCATTGCTACTAAAGATCAAAGAACTTGTATGAACATGTTTTCTTCCACATGAAACTTTAGATGGTGCTGAGCCTATGTAATCAGTGGTCTAGTTGGAAGTGCAAAATATATGCTTGGCCACCTGAGCTTCAGTCTGAGTGGTGAGAGAATGATGCATGCTATGTGGTTTTTTATACACATGTCACGAGTTTGAATTCcatcacaaacaaaaaaaaaacgtatTTTAGTAAAGAATAGTAAAGAAGCAGGTCCATTGTTCGCTGAATTCGTGCACTAACTAGATATTGGGAAAAAAATTACTCTTacaaaaaaagtacaaaaagaGATTCTCATGAGAAATCCAGCATAGTGAAGATCTTTGAGTACCATCAAAGGAAGTGGTGCAATAGATGAGTTGTTGCTTCCTTAACCAAAAGTTTTGAATTCAAGCTTTGAGTATGAAAAAATCTTTGGTAGGGAGCGCTTCCCCCAAATGGGGCTCTATGCGGCATAAATACATACTAGTCAGGCTCCAACGCAAATATC belongs to Solanum stenotomum isolate F172 chromosome 1, ASM1918654v1, whole genome shotgun sequence and includes:
- the LOC125842825 gene encoding uncharacterized protein LOC125842825, giving the protein MILQTTINSFTFSSQPISRNSFFFKNLTFFTSPLLPKSFLPCLDYKFYLGNKRSSLSVSSAKTGSKTIHATLLEAPVLWVGRVCVFYALLKAGLAGSPSNPLVSDLETDGNAELGFAKWFEELQSKPEKEATDRRKLVSKWHPTTKGTLRRNYRVPSKPEGKRLLKSIASLLSDDDHFRDATSHKGCQIRRESAHGESVCCNNVRALFDELPTPHLIVEITPFPAGPLTETDYAKAEKLERVLRSGPSV